CGCGGGCCAGCCCCGGAACCAGTCCTGCCACGCGCGCTGCGAGGCGGCCCCGAGGGCCGAGGCCCGCATGTCGCAGATGACGAGGGCGCGGACGAGATCGGGGCGCTCGGCGGCCAGTTGCCAGGCGGTGAGGGCGCCCATGGAGTGGCCGACGAGGGTGACCGGGCCGAGGCCCAGCTGCTCGACGACCGCGGCCGCGTCCGCCACGTACGCCTCGCGGGTGAAGGGGCCGGCGGGCGGCTTCTGGCTGTGGCCGTGGCCGCGCTGGTCGAGGGCGACGACGCGGTGGCGGCCGGTGAGGCGGCGGACGGCGGGGGCCCAGTGGGCGGCGTGGCCCATGAGGCCGTGGAGCAGTAAGACGCCCTGCGCGGGCGGGGTGGGCGGGTGTGTGGGCGGGGTGCGTCGTGTGGCGCGCGCCGGTTCCGACCGGGGGGCCGGCGGGCGCGGTCCCGGCTGCGGGCCGTCCTTCCGGTCGTCGCCGGTCGGTGTCGTGTAGTCCCAGGCGGCCAGGCGTACGCCGTCGGCCCCGGTGACGTCGAGTCGTCGCGCCATGTCCCTGGCACCCCCTCTTTCCCGTCGAACCGCATCAGAGTATCGAACTCGCATTCGAAAATGCGCTTCTGCCACCCAACACCCCTCGTTCGAGTGACAGGCCTCAAGGATTGACTCCCGCTGCCGAGGGGAGATCTTGAACGGGAGGCGGACCGCTCGGGGAAAAACGGTCCGACGGGACTGACCTTGAGAGCTCGGGGCTCCAGGTCAGCACAGGGGAGGACAGGCCCCGGCGCCCAAGGGCGCCGGGGCCCTCTGTCGTCCGTCGCCCTCGGTCCCGCTTCGTCCTCATGGGCCACTCCTCACGGCAGCACACGGCTCGTAAGCACACGGCTCGTACCAGCGTGGCACGCCGAGGGGGCGGGCGTGGCCATTCCGGCGTAAACCGGGGCGCGCGACGGGCGTTGACCCGGAACGTCTCCGATCCGATCCGCTTCCGATCCGCTTTCGTGACCCCCTCGCGTACAACCAACTCCCCCGGCCGCGGGTCCATCCGGTCATGCTCAGTCCTCAAGTCCTCAGCAAGGGGGACCACTACACGGTCCTCCGGCCCGACCGTCTGACCACGACGGAGGGGCGGCAGATCACGCACATCCCCCTGGCCGCCGTCCAAGAGGTCCGGTCGGAAGGCGACAAGGCCCTGCTGGTCGTCCTGA
The sequence above is a segment of the Streptomyces sp. NBC_01255 genome. Coding sequences within it:
- a CDS encoding alpha/beta fold hydrolase, which gives rise to MARRLDVTGADGVRLAAWDYTTPTGDDRKDGPQPGPRPPAPRSEPARATRRTPPTHPPTPPAQGVLLLHGLMGHAAHWAPAVRRLTGRHRVVALDQRGHGHSQKPPAGPFTREAYVADAAAVVEQLGLGPVTLVGHSMGALTAWQLAAERPDLVRALVICDMRASALGAASQRAWQDWFRGWPAPFPSLDAVRRWFGEDDPWVERPNPARGAFFAEVMAEHPDGWRPVFDPAQMLTSRETWVHDAHWESLAQVRCPTLVVRGLDGELGRAEAQEMVRVLPHGAYAEIPDAGHLLHYEHPEAWSEAVEPFLNGVLTP